One segment of Carya illinoinensis cultivar Pawnee chromosome 1, C.illinoinensisPawnee_v1, whole genome shotgun sequence DNA contains the following:
- the LOC122286482 gene encoding cytochrome P450 76T24-like, with the protein MDYIALLLLITFVSASIHVLASGLGGRKKKSGNPTSFPPGPKAFPIVGNISLELRNKPHQTLAKLSKKYGPLMTLKLGSTTTIVISSPDTAKEALQKHDQTFSSRTIPDAARAFDHHKFSMAWLPTSTGWRSLRKVAAMEMFVPQRLDATEAIRHKKVQELIAHIGASCNSGEVIDIGGVAFTTVFNVISNTLFSADLAQYSSNTSQEFQALIMGTMEEGGRPNIADYFPALRLFDPQGTRRRMTAYIAKLFEILDGIINERLQLRATSKASKAGSDVLDSLLSLVEDDNSKLSYDDIKHLLLDLYSAGSDTKSSAVEWAMAELLHNPPKMAKVREELEEVIGKDGLVQESDISKLPYLLATVKETFRLHPPAPLLLPHKAEADVEICGFTVPKNAQILVNVWGMGRDPSIWPNPDQFSPERFLDNDIDYKGRNFELIPFGAGRRICPGLPLANRMVPFMLASLLHQFNWKLENEMKPEDMDMRETTFGITLRIAQPLRAIPNKSV; encoded by the exons ATGGACTACATAGCATTGCTACTGTTAATTACCTTTGTATCCGCATCCATTCATGTGCTGGCCTCCGGTCTTGGGGGCCGGAAGAAGAAGTCTGGCAATCCCACTTCATTTCCCCCTGGCCCCAAGGCTTTTCCCATTGTTGGCAACATCAGCTTGGAGCTGCGCAACAAACCCCACCAAACTCTCGCCAAGCTCTCCAAAAAATATGGACCCTTAATGACTCTCAAGCTCGGCAGCACAACCACCATAGTCATTTCCTCTCCAGACACAGCCAAAGAAGCACTGCAAAAACACGACCAAACCTTCTCCAGCCGAACTATCCCGGATGCGGCCCGAGCATTTGACCACCACAAATTCTCAATGGCGTGGCTGCCCACATCGACTGGTTGGAGGAGTCTCAGGAAAGTTGCAGCCATGGAAATGTTTGTTCCACAACGGCTGGATGCCACCGAAGCCATTCGACATAAAAAGGTTCAAGAGCTAATTGCCCATATTGGAGCAAGCTGTAACAGTGGTGAGGTCATAGATATTGGTGGAGTTGCCTTCACAACAGTCTTTAATGTCATTTCAAACACGTTATTCTCGGCTGACCTGGCCCAGTATAGTTCGAATACATCCCAGGAGTTCCAGGCTCTTATAATGGGTACCATGGAAGAAGGTGGGAGGCCTAATATTGCAGACTATTTCCCAGCACTTCGTTTGTTTGATCCGCAAGGTACACGCCGGAGGATGACAGCTTATATTGCAAAATTGTTTGAGATTTTGGATGGTATTATCAATGAACGCCTGCAATTAAGAGCAACGTCAAAGGCTTCTAAGGCTGGCAGCGATGTGCTTGACTCCCTCCTTAGTCTCGTTGAAGACGATAATTCAAAATTGAGCTACGACGACATCAAACATTTGCTTCTG GATTTATATAGTGCAGGGAGCGACACAAAATCAAGCGCGGTGGAATGGGCAATGGCAGAGTTGCTACACAATCCCCCCAAAATGGCAAAAGTCCGAGAAGAGCTTGAAGAAGTCATTGGCAAGGATGGGCTTGTTCAAGAATCCGACATTTCAAAATTACCTTATCTACTCGCGACAGTGAAAGAAACCTTTCGGTTGCATCCACCAGCGCCTTTACTACTCCCCCACAAAGCCGAGGCTGACGTAGAAATATGTGGCTTTACGGTGCCAAAGAATGCACAAATACTAGTCAACGTGTGGGGAATGGGGCGAGATCCGAGCATATGGCCAAACCCAGACCAGTTTTCGCCTGAAAGGTTTCTAGATAATGACATTGACTATAAAGGCAGGAATTTCGAGCTCATTCCCTTCGGAGCTGGAAGAAGAATATGCCCTGGATTGCCTTTGGCCAATCGGATGGTACCCTTCATGTTGGCCTCTCTTCTTCACCAATTTAATTGGAAGCTTGAAAATGAGATGAAGCCAGAAGATATGGACATGAGGGAGACAACGTTCGGAATTACCTTACGTATTGCCCAGCCCCTTCGGGCTATTCCCAATAAATCAGTGTAA
- the LOC122286498 gene encoding cytochrome P450 76T24-like, which translates to MDYIALLLLITFVSASIHVLASGLGGRKKKSGNTPSFPPGPKAFPIVGNISLELRNKPHQTLAKLSKQHGPLMTLKLGSTTTIVISSPDTAKEALQKHDQAFSSRTIPDAARAFDHHKFSMAWLPASSTGWRSLRKVAAMEMFVPQRLDATEAIRHKKVQELIAHIGASCNSGEAIDIGRVAFTTVFNVISNTLFSADLAQYSSNTSQEFQALIMGTMEEDGRPNIADYFPALRLFDPQGTRRRMTAYTAKLFEILDGIINERLQLRATSKASKAGSDVLDSLLSLVEDDNSKLSYNDMKHLLLDLYSAGSDTKSSAVEWAMAELLHNPPKMAKVREELEEVIGKDGFVQESDISKLPYLLATVKETFRLHPPAPLLLPHKAEADVEICGFTVPKNAQILVNVWGMGRDPSIWPNPDQFSPERFLDNDIDYKGTNFELIPFGAGRRICPGLPLANRMVPLMLASLLHHFNWKLENEMKPEDMDMRETTFGITLHIAQPLRAIPIKSV; encoded by the exons ATGGATTACATAGCATTGCTGCTGTTAATTACCTTTGTGTCCGCATCCATTCATGTGCTGGCCTCCGGTCTTGGGGGCCGAAAGAAGAAGTCTGGCAATACCCCTTCATTTCCCCCTGGCCCCAAGGCTTTTCCCATTGTTGGCAACATCAGCTTGGAGCTGCGCAACAAACCCCACCAAACTCTCGCCAAGCTCTCCAAACAACATGGACCCTTAATGACTCTCAAGCTCGGCAGCACAACCACCATAGTCATTTCCTCTCCAGACACAGCCAAAGAAGCACTGCAAAAACACGACCAAGCCTTCTCCAGCCGAACTATCCCGGATGCGGCCCGAGCATTTGACCACCACAAATTCTCAATGGCGTGGCTGCCCGCATCGAGTACTGGTTGGAGGAGTCTCAGGAAAGTTGCAGCCATGGAAATGTTTGTTCCACAACGGCTGGATGCCACCGAAGCCATTCGACATAAAAAGGTTCAAGAGCTAATTGCCCATATTGGAGCAAGTTGCAACAGTGGTGAGGCGATAGATATTGGTAGAGTTGCCTTCACAACAGTCTTTAATGTCATTTCAAACACGTTATTCTCCGCTGACCTGGCCCAGTATAGTTCGAATACATCCCAGGAGTTCCAGGCTCTTATAATGGGTACCATGGAAGAAGATGGGAGGCCTAATATTGCAGACTATTTCCCAGCACTTCGTTTATTTGATCCGCAAGGTACACGCCGGAGGATGACAGCTTATACTGCAAAattgtttgaaattttggatGGTATTATCAATGAACGCTTGCAATTAAGAGCAACGTCAAAGGCTTCTAAGGCTGGCAGCGATGTACTTGACTCCCTCCTTAGTCTCGTTGAAGACGATAATTCAAAATTGAGCTACAACGATATGAAACATTTGCTTCTG GATTTATATAGCGCAGGGAGCGACACAAAATCAAGCGCGGTGGAATGGGCAATGGCTGAGTTGCTACACAATCCCCCCAAAATGGCAAAAGTCCGAGAAGAGCTTGAAGAAGTCATTGGCAAGGATGGGTTTGTTCAAGAATCCGACATATCAAAATTACCTTATCTACTCGCGACAGTGAAGGAAACCTTTCGGTTGCATCCACCAGCGCCTTTACTACTCCCCCACAAAGCCGAGGCTGACGTAGAAATATGTGGCTTTACGGTGCCAAAGAATGCACAAATACTAGTCAACGTGTGGGGAATGGGACGAGATCCGAGCATATGGCCAAACCCAGACCAGTTTTCGCCTGAAAGGTTTCTAGATAATGACATTGACTATAAAGGCACGAATTTCGAGCTCATTCCCTTCGGAGCTGGAAGAAGAATATGCCCTGGATTGCCTTTGGCCAATCGGATGGTACCCCTCATGTTGGCCTCTCTTCTTCACCACTTTAATTGGAAGCTTGAAAATGAGATGAAGCCAGAAGATATGGACATGAGGGAGACAACGTTCGGAATTACCTTACATATTGCCCAGCCCCTTCGGGCTATTCCCATTAAATCAGTGTAA